The genomic window GCCACGGATCAGCTTCTTCCAGCCGAACTTGGTGACCTGCTTGTCGCGCTTGACGATGACCTTGCCGTCTTCGAGGCAGAGGTCAACCCATGCATTTTCCTTGCGGTACTGATTCTCAGCGACCTTACGACGTACGATATGGCGATCAATCTGGTACTCTTCTACATCATAATAGTAGTCGAGAATGTCCTGCTTGGAGAGGCCCATGGCCTTAAGCAGGACAGTCGCGGGCATTTTGCGGCGACGGTCGATACGCACATAGAGAATGTCTTTGTGGTCAAAGTCAAAATCCAGCCAGGAACCGCGCATGGGAATAATGCGGCAGCTGTAAAGGACCCTGCGGCTGGTATGTGTTTTACCGGAATCATGTTCAAATATGATACCGGGAGAACGCTGAAGCTGGTTAACGATAACGCGTTCAGTTCCATTTATAATAAATGTACCCTGCTCACTCATGAGCGGAACGGTTCCGAAGTAGATATCCTGCTCTTTAATGTCGCGGATAGTTCTGCTTTCGGTTTCCTCATCAACATCAAAGACCACGAGACGAACCTTGATACGGATAGGAGCTTCATAAGTGAGCCCCTTGGAGATACACTCATCCATATCATACTTAGGCTCGCCAATGTCATAACTGACATATTCGAGACTTGCGGTTTTGTTGAAATCTTCAATCGGAAAAACCGAACGAAAAACTCCTTCGAGGCCTACATCCGCCCTACTGGCGGGGGCTACGCCTTCCTGAAGGAATTTTTTGAAGGAATCCACTTGCAGTTCAAGCAGGTGGGGAATCGGCAGAGTGACTTTGATCTTTCCAAATATTTTTCTGAGCTGACCCATCGTATCCTCAATCAAGTGAGAAGGTTAGGGTTGGAATGAAGCAATTTGACGAACATCAACCAATAAATAGTCAGTTACAAGTCAAAAAGTACAAGATAAACGTAGGCGGCAGAACAATTTGCCTGAAAGAAATTTTTTAAAGTTTATTTTGATCGCGCTAAAAGACCCGGCTGCGCCTTTTCCGAATCCTATCAAAATAATTGATCAGGCAATTTTGTCAATCTTTTTAACAGCGAGAAGAGCGCAACCCCGTTTTACAGGGGTTTGCGCTCCTCTTGCATAAGCGATAAATTCGCCTGAATTACTTCATTTCGGCTTCAGCACCGGCTTCTTCAAGCTGCTTAAGAGCTTCTTCAGCTTCTGCTTTTTCTACGCCTTCTTTGATAGCTGCGGGAGCTTCATCAACTTTAGCCTTGGCTTCTTTGAGGCCGAGACCGGTCAGAGCGCGAACTGCTTTAATAACAGCAATTTTGTTGCCGCCAGCGCCTTTCAGGATAACGTCGAATTCGGTCTGTTCTTCAGCTTCTGCTGCGCCGCCTGCTGCGCCGGGCATAGCTGCTACTGCTGCTACGGGAGCTGCTGCGGAAACGCCGAACTTCTCTTCCAGTTCTTTGATGAACTCGGAGAGTTCGAGAACAGTCATATTGGAAATAAAATCAACTACCTGATCTTTGGTGATATCTGCCATGGAAATTTCCTCCTGGGAATATACTTTGATTTGCCTTGACTAGGCCGTTATGCAGCGTCTTTCTGATCTTTCACTGCGGAAAGAACATTCAGAAGGCCGCGAGGTACATTTGCGAGCAAGCTCACAAAGTTGGTAGGTACAGCATTCATTGTACCCAGAGTTTTGCCGAGGAGCTCTTCCTTGCTCGGAAGCTTGGAAAGCGCCTGCACGCCATCTTCGTCAAGAAATTTGCCCTCAAGGGATGCGAAACGCATTTCGAAAGTTTTGCTTTCTTTTGCGAAATCAGCAACTGCTTTAGCTGCTGCAACAGGATCATCATATCCGGTTACAACTGCGCAGTTTTCCTTGAATTTGTCAGCCAGTACTTCATGTTCAGTACCAGTAAAAGCCAACCGGGCCAGAGTGTTCTTGACTACTTGGCAATCGACACCGACATTACGCAGGTTAGCGCGGAGCTGAGTAAACTCTTCCACACCAAGGCCTTTGAAGTCAGTAACGATGGCAATACTCGCCCTTTCAGCTCTATCTTTAAGCTGCTCAATAATCTGGGCTTTTTCTTGCCTGTTCACCGTAACACTCCTAATGCTTTGACCCGGAAAGCAAGTCAAAGTGTTGTCTAAGCAGGATATTAAGGGACCATCCCTCCTGCCGTCTTCGACTAAACTTCCCGTGTATTTATACATCAAGGGCCGCCCTTACGGGCGGCCTATGACATTTTAGGACTCTGAATACTTTCTTGCGGAAAGGGGATCAATTTTGAAACCGGGTCCCATGGTGGTAGCTACGGCAACAGCCTTCATGTAGGTACCTTTCGCAGAGGAAGGTTTCATTTTGCCCACTGTTTCCAGCAGAGTTTTGAGGTTCTCAAGAAGCTTTTCAGCTCCGAAAGAAACCTTTCCGATGGGCGCGTGAAGAACACCGGCCTTGTCGACCTTGAATTCTACGCGTCCAGCTTTAAGTTCATTAACGGCTTTAGCCACATCAAAAGTAACGGTGCCAGTCTTAGCGTTAGGCATCAGACCGCGAGGTCCGAGCACACGGCCGATCTGACCGACTTTAGCCATCATGTCAGGAGTTGCGATAGCTTTATCGAAATCAAGCCATCCATCCTTAACTTTGGCAACCAAATCATCGCCACCGACAAAGTCAGCGCCAGCTTCCTTGGCTTCCGCTTCTTTTTCCCCGTTCACGAAGCAAGCGATTCTTACTTCTTTACCAAGACCGTTGGGCAGAGAAACTGCGCCGCGGATCATCTGGTCTGAATACTTAGGGTCTACGCCGAGGTTGATGGCAACATCAACTGTCTCGTCGAACTTGGCATATGCCTTATCTACAGCAGAAGCTACCGCTTGCTCGACGGTCAGGCCGAACTGCTCTGTACCTTCTGTTGCTTTTCTGTATTTTTTTCCGTGCTTAGGCATGATCTATTCCCCTTACCTATTCTGTGACTTCAATGCCCATACTGCGGGCTGTTCCCATGATGGATTTCATGGCAGCTTCAGTATCGGCAGCGGTCAGGTCGGGAGCCTTCAGCTCAGCAATTTCTTTAACCTGAGCCTTGGTTACTTTACCGACCTTGTTTTTGTTAGGCTCACCGGAACCCTTTGCAAGCTTTGCAGCTTTAAGCAGGAGGGTAGATGCCGGAGGAGTCTTGGTAATGAAGGAAAAGGACCTGTCTTGGTAGACAGTGATAATCACCGGAATGATCATGCCCTTCTGATCCTGCGTTTTAGCGTTGAACGCCTTGCAGAATTCCATTATATTTACACCGTGCTGACCGAGAGCAGGACCGACCGGAGGGGACGGGTTTGCTGAGCCAGCAGGTATCTGAAGCTTGATTTTGCCTATTTCTTTCTTGGCCATCGCTTTATGTCCTATATTAAATTCCAGTGAGGATACTCACTGTCGGAAATGAATATGCAGCAGTGCGGTCAGGACTACCCTTTGGTTACCTGAACGAAGTCAAGTTCCACTGGGGTCTGGCGGCCGAAAATGGAGACTGACACCCGAAGCTTGCCTTTATCGTAGTTGACATCTTCTACAACGCCGTTGAAACCGCTGAAAGGTCCATCAATAACCCTGACTTCATCGCCACGGTCAAAGTTGAACTTGGGTCTCGGCTGTTCCTGACGGTCTTCCATCAGGCTCAGGATTTTGGCTGCTTCGCTGTCGCGCATTGGAGTCGGGCGGTTTTTGCCACCAATGAATCCGGTAACACGAGGAATAGATTGGATGAGATGCCATGATTCATCCTCCATGATCATTTTGATCATGACATAACCCGGGTAAAATTTCCGGGTAGATGTTCTTTTTTCCCCTTTAACCAGCTCGACAACTTTCTCCGTGGGAACGACGACTTCTTCGATCAGTCCTTTGTCCTGACCGGTTCTCATCATCTCACGGACAGTCTGCTCAACCCGCTGTTCAAAACCTGAATAGGTATGAACAATGTACCAGCGGGCCTTCTTTCCCTGAGGTTTTTCAGCGTCTTCGCTCATGGAACTCTTTCCTTTTTACGGGTTATTTAAGACAGGATTGTCTCAACAAGTTTGCTGAGACCCATGTCAACAACACCCAGAAAAAGCGACATGACTACGACAAGGACCAAGACGGCGGTACAGGTCTGTATAGTCTCTTTCTGAGTAGGCCATACGACCTTCTTGATTTCGACCTTAGACTGCTCCAGAAATTCGGTGAACTGTTTAATCTTTCCACCGGCACCCTGAGCTTCAGCCTTAGCCTGAACTCCCGCACTTTTATTTTTTTTCTTGGCCATATTGATTTCCCATAAATGAAGTGGCAGGCCAGGAGGGATTCGAACCCCCAGCATTCGGTTTTGGAGACCGACGTTCTAGCCGTTGGAACTACTGGCCTGCTTATTTATAGAATCTACTTGGTTTCTCTGTGAAGAGTATGCTTCTTATCAAAAGGGCAATACTTCTTCAGTTCGACACGACCAGTAGTGTTCTTCTTATTCTTCATCGTCGAATAGTTACGACGCTTACACTCGGTGCACTGCATCAGAACTTTGACACGCATGTCTTACTCCAGAATTTCAGTTACAACACCTGCGCCAACGGTACGGCCACCTTCGCGAATAGCGAAGCGCAGACCCGGATCCATAGCAACTGGGTTGATCATTTCAACGTTGAAAGTAGCGTTATCGCCAGGCATAACCATTTCAACGCCTTCATCGAGAGTTACAACACCGGTGATGTCAGTTGTACGGAAGTAGAACTGAGGACGGTAGCCGGAGAAGAAAGGAGTGTGACGTCCACCTTCGTCTTTAGAGAGAACGTATACTTCTGCTTTGAACTTGGTGTGAGGGTTGATGGAACCGGGAGCAGCAAGAACCTGTCCACGTTCAACTTCTTCACGCTTAATACCGCGGAGAAGAACACCAACGTTATCGCCAGCCTGACCCTGATCGAGCAGCTTGCGGAACATTTCAACACCAGTACAAGTAGTCTTGGCGGTTTCTTTAATACCAACGATTTCAACTTCTTCACCAACTTTTACCACACCGCGTTCTACGCGACCGGTAACAACGGTACCACGACCGGAGATGGAGAAAACGTCTTCGATAGGCATGAGGAAAGGTTTGTCGATGTCGCGCTCGGGCTCTTCAATGTAGGAGTCACAAGCTGCGAGAAGGTCGAGGATGGGCTTTGCAGCGTCATCACCAGCACTATCGCACTCGAGAGCTTTAAGAGCGGAACCGAGGATAACCGGAAGGTCATCACCGGGGAAATCGTAAGAAGAGAGAAGTTCGCGAACTTCCATTTCTACGAGTTCGAGCAGTTCTTCGTCATCAACCATGTCGCATTTGTTCAGGAATACAACGATTCCGGGAACACCAACCTGACGAGCGAGCAGGATGTGCTCACGAGTCTGAGGCATGGGACCGTCGGTAGCCGCAACAACGAGGATTGCGCCGTCCATCTGAGCTGCACCAGTAATCATATTCTTGATGTAGTCAGCGTGACCGGGGCAGTCTACGTGAGCGTAGTGACGGTTTTCAGTTTCGTATTCAACGTGCGCAGTAGCAATGGTGATACCGCGTTCTTTTTCTTCGGGTGCCTTGTCAATTTCATCAAAGGCAACGTACTCGCCGTTACCAGCAAGACCTGCGATCTTGGTGATAGCAGCAGTCAGAGTAGTTTTACCGTGGTCAATGTGACCGATGGTACCGATATTAACATGAGGCTTACCGCGTTCAAATTTAGCCTTACCCATGATAAATCCCCCTATAAAATAGAGTTTTTAATGATTTAAAGCGTCAAAGGTCATACAACACAATGTATGGAGCCCACGTCCGGACTTGAACCGGAGACCTCTTCCTTACCAAGGAAGTGCTCTACCGACTGAGCTACGTGGGCATCCTTATTAAATGCGCATAATGGATAGGGTAAAAATGGAGCGGGAAACGAGATTCGAACTCGCAACCCTCAGCTTGGAAGGCTGATGCTCTAGCCGTTGAGCTATTCCCGCACCCTAATCCGTAGTTAAACAGCAGGCCTACCTGCCTCCTACAGCGCGATTTTCTAAAGTGGTGGTGGGGGGAGGATTCGAACCTCCGAAGGCGTTGCCGACAGATTTACAGTCTGTTCCCTTTGGCCACTCGGGAACCCCACCACTATATTTTGTTGTTTCACATGGAGCTGGCGATGGGACTTGAACCCGCAACCTGCTGATTACAAATCAGCTGCTCTACCAATTGAGCTACGCCAGCCCTTGTGAGCGAATCTTTCTACAAGCTCTGTTTTCAAATTGCAAGAACTTTTTGACTTTTTTTCAAATTATTCTCAGCTCGAAAACTTCGTCCGCCTGTGATTCGCCGAAGCAACGAAGCGGGGTTTAAATGGAAATCGCCTTTCAAGTCAATACCTTTTTTCATTTTTTTTAAATTTTTTCGAAAATAACCAACGCAATATATGCTATAAACGCAGGCAGGTTTTGACTTTGCGGACGTTTGGACGTAATTCACTGCCCTCGGCACTTATTGCCGTACAAACAAAGAACTTAAGATTCTCAGGTATTAAGAATATGAAATCACTTCCAATCAGTCCAGATAAACCATGGCTGGCGCCCCTGGCCGGATACTCAGACCTGCCATTTCGCATGCTCTGCCGTAAACGGGGATGCGCCGTGGCCTGTACAGAGATGGTCAGCGTCAAAGGTATAAAGTATGACGGCAAAGGAACTAAAGTCCTTCTGGCAACCTGTCCCGAAGATCATCCGCTGGTGGTCCAGCTCTTCGGCGGGGAGCCGCAGGACTATTCGGATACTATGCCCCAACTGCTTGACCAGGGCTACTCTTTTTTTGATTTAAACTCAGGCTGCCCGGTAAAGAAAGTCCTCAAAACCGGCGGAGGATCTGCCCTGCACCTTGACCCGGACAGATTAGTCGAAACAGCATCGACAATGGTCTGTATTGCCGGGGAAGGACGAGTCGGAGTCAAAATAAGACTCGGATTCATGAATGGCGAGGACAACTACCTCGAAATCGCCAAACGCCTTGAAGACGTTGGCGTTGCCTGGATCACCATGCATCCTCGATATGCCAAGCAGATGTTTTCAGGAGAAGCGGACTGGTCCAAACTGGCCACGTTGAAACAGAACGTCTCCGTCCCTGTAATAGGCAGTGGTGATCTTTTCACCGCTGAAGACGGCATGGAATGCATCAGGCAAACCGGAATTGACGGGATCATGTTTGCTCGCGGCGCGCTTTTCGACCCGGCTATTTTCGCCCGTTACCTGAAACTACTTGATGACCCGCAGTGTGCGACACTACCGCCCTTCGACCTCGGCAAAACTATGGAAGAGCATATCAATATTACCCGCGAGTTCGATGGCAGCACCCGTTCTTTTCGTAAGATCAGATCAATCCTGCCCCGCTATGCTAAGGGGATGGACGGAATCCGGGCTATTCGAACCAAGCTTACCTCTTGCGAAGACTGGGATGAACTAATAGAAGCTGCACGCGAAGTGTCCACACTTACCATGGACCGCTGTTAAGCATTTATTTTTTTTAAGCGATTGTTGACGATAATACTCTTTAAACTTAATATAGTATTGTGATTGAATAAAAGAATCTGACTTTAATCGGAGAAGCACATGGCCCAGACCGACATTTTACTTGAAGCTGGCACGAATGAACTTGAAATCGTTGAGTTCTGGCTTGAAGAAGAACCCCGCGAAGAAGGCGAAGGCAACTATCGCGGTTTTTACGGCGTAAACGTTGCCAAAGTTTTGGAAATTATCAGAATTCCTGAAAAAATTACCAAACTTCCCAAGGTTGCGCATCCGGCCATTATGGGCACATTTAACCTGCGCAACAAGGTTATTCCCCTTGTAGATCTGAGCCATTGGCTCAAAAAACCGCGTGTTGAAACAGAGCCTCCTAAAGTCATTGTGACCGAGTTCAACAATGTTTCCTCCGCTTTTCTTGTCTCCGGGGTAACCCGAATTCACAGAATCAGCTGGGAAAAGGTTGAAGCTCCTTCCAACTATGTATCCACCCTCTCCGAGGACTCCATTACCGGTGTTGTTAAATTCGATGACCGGATATCGCTGATTCTTGACCTTGAAAAAATCGTAGCTGAGCTCAATCCCGATCTCGGACTAAAACTTGACGATTCTATTGATTGGGCCAACCACGCAGGCTATAAGGCCATCATTGCTGACGACTCTACCCTGATCAGGGAAATGCTCTTTGAAATGATGGTCCGGGCCAAATTCTCTGTGGAAATGGCTAATACAGGGCGTGACTGTTGGGACAAACTTGTCGCAATGAAAAATAGATCTATTGAAGAAGGGAAGCCAATAACCGACTACGTCAATGTCGTCATTTCCGACATCGAAATGCCTGTTATGGACGGACACAACCTCACCGTGCGCATCAAGTCAGACGAGGTTCTCAAACAGCTGCCTGTAATCCTGTTTTCCTCCATCATTACCGATAAGTTGCGCCACAAGGGTGTATCTGTAGGTGCGGACGACCAGATTTCAAAGCCGGAAGTAACCCAACTGGCACAGCGCGCCATTGCCTTAATTGAAAAATAATCCAGGCGGAAATCAATATGGTTTCCCCTTCTGATTCCAAAACAAAAAAACGTACTGGAGCCTCGTTTAATCCGAGGGTCCAGTACGTTTTACTTATGTCTTTCTCAGTAGCTATCGGCATGGCTGCAGCAGGAGGGGCTTTCCTTTTCCGTTGGCTGATTGAAAATTTCCAACACTTGTTCTGGGCCAGCGGGCACTCCTTTCTGGATATGGCTGCCAACTCTCCATGGTGGTTGGTACTTTTCCTGCCCTGCGCAGGAGGACTTGTCGCCGGCATAATCATAACTAATTGGGCGCCGGAAGCCCAAGGTCCCGGAGTTCCGGAAGTAATCAAAGCACTGACTGTACGGGGCGGAATTATCCGCCATCGCATAACCTTTCTTAAGGCTCTGGTCACCAGCCTGCTCATCGGTTGCGGGGCGTCAGTGGGACGGGAAGGCCCGGTTGTCCAGATCGGGGCATCTCTAGGCTCCTCCGCAGCAAGAATATTCCGCCTTGATCCGGGCATGCTTCCTGTCTGTGTGGCCTCGGGCGCAGCGGCTGGAATCTCGGCAACCTTCAATGCCCCGCTCACCGGAACCCTCTTTGCCATCGAAATACTGCTGCTGGACACCGAAATGTCCTATGTAAGCCACATAATAGTGGCCTCGGTTACTGCTTCCGCCCTCTCTAAATTTTTCTGGGGAGACTTCCCTACTTTCGATGCTCCCAAATTTGTTTTCAATAATTTCGAAGAATTGATAATCTTCTTTCTGTTGGGAGTCCTTGCCGGACTGGTATCAATCACTTTTACAAAAATGATCCAGATCAGCGAATTCACTTTTGACCATATTCCGATTCCGGCATGGATTAAACCCGGACTAGGCGGACTCATCCTCGGTGCAATGGCTCTCAAAATACCAGCTGTGCTGGGCGTAGGCTACGAAGCCGTGAACATGGGTTTGACCGGAGTGCTGCCTCTTGATCTTGCCCTGATTCTTCTCGGTGCAAAACTGGTTGCCACATCCCTTTGTATCGGCTCCGGCATGAGCGGTGGAATTTTCGCCCCTTCACTTGTATTGGGTGCTGCGCTAGGGGTCTCGGTAAGCTCCACCATCAATATGGTTTTCCCGGAACTGGCCCTGACCCACGGCCAATACGCTCTTGTGGGCATGGGCACCGTGGTGGCCGGAACCACCCTTGCTCCCATAACCGCAGTACTCACTGTTTTTGAACTAACTTATTCCTACAAGATAATTCTGCCCATGATGGTTGGGTGCATCACCAGTGCGTTGGTAGTCCGCATCCTCAAAGGATATTCCGTATATGAAGCCAAACTGCTGCGTCAGGGAGTAAATATTCTTCGTGGTCACGATGAATCCGTGATGGTCAATGTTGCACTGCAGGAAATTATGAATAAAGAATTTGACCATCTGCATACAACCGACAGCCTCGACAAAGCAGCAGATATGGTGCTTAACTCCGAATTTCCACATTTTCCGGTGCTGGATGAAGATGAAAAACTTGCTGGAATCCTGACCCTGCGCGACATGCGGGCTTTTCTTCAAAATAATCAGGATTTAAAAGGCGGTGCTGAAATTGTGAATACCCTGATGGTCCGCACTGTTGTTTCTCTTCCAGCGGATTCGAATCTCAAGGAAGCCATTATAAAATTTGAAAGGACCGGGGTTTCATTTATACCACTCGTCAATCCTGATAATACTGTGGAAGGGATAATTAAATCCAAAGACGCTATGAGAATTTTCCGCGATAAAAGATATAAAAATAAAATTCTGTCGTCCTCGCTCTAATCCTTTTCCTTGTCTTCCGACAAAGAGACATATTCCAAAACCAGAATCCGCCCTCTACGACTTCCTTCTTTGTAATAAAACCCGGCAATAAAATTATATCCATGGTGGCAAAGCGGATCTGGTCCACATGATCCGGCGATTTTCTCAAAACCTGAACTAAGATAAGTAAAAAAATCACTTCCGCTATGATCACTCCCAACAGCCGAAGGTACCATACGCAAACCAAAAATGTCGGCCGCCCGACCGGCCAGACGTTTGCTAAGCTGTTTTCCAGAACTATCCAGAACGTAAATGGATACAATATTTGCATTCTTTTTTAACAAATCTTCAAAAATACGACTCATTTCACCGTCTTCTTCCTGCTGCAAACGATTCATGGTACTTTTCAACAACATATGAAAATTTCTAAAAATTTCACGGGCATACTCACCCTTTTTTTGGCTATCCGACCTTACAGACGGACTAATCCGGCTGACCTTATCGCTGAATGAATCTTCATTCCCCTCATCATCAGCACTGTCGGAATAGAAAAAGCCCTGTTGCAGATAAAAACCGCTTTGCATAAGGGCAGCAGCCTCAGCTTCGGACTCTACGCCCTTAGCCACGGGCATCACGCCGCAGTGGGAGAACATTTCCCAAGCTGAAGCAACTTTCCTTTTGATCCTACCCGACTTTTCAATTCCTTCATAAAAACGGCGGTCAAACTTAACGAAATCCGGCTTGATTATATGCAACCGGTCCATGCAATCCACCGAAGGAATAACATTATCAACCGACAGCCTGTACCCTTTCTCCTGCACAGAACGAATCATTCCCAATGGAGGTGATTCCTTGAGCTGCGCGTCATCCATTTCAAAAGCAAGCATACGCGGTGAATACTTAAATGGCTCTGCCTGGATATGGGGACTGCGGTCTTTCCCCTCTTCATGGCTGTATACATTGCAGTTGATATTCATAAAAAGCAGTATATCCCGATATTTTTCGTACAACGGCTTGTACGCTTCAAATCCTTTGTTCAAACACACCTGCTCAATTTTCAACTGTGCCTGAATGGGTAGGGAGGAGTTAAATAGACAAGCGGGCGATGCCACTGTTTCACCATTTTCATCAACACCACGAGCAAAGGCCTCAAAACCGATAACACTTCGTGATAAAAGAGAAACTACAGGCTGAAAATATATAACCAGAGTATCTTCGCTCACCACCTTGCTGATGGCTGTAATGCAACTTTTAATATTGTTTTCCACGCTATACTCCTCACAATTTAGCTAGAGTGTAGCATGGTTACAAAACAGTTCACACTTTTTTTGCAGCAAAAAAAAGGCTTCCCCAACGGAGAAGCCTTTGAATTTTCGAGTTAACTTTAGTCTTAACAAATACGGGGCAATTGCTCACCTTCCAGCATATTGAGCAGCCTTTTGCCACCAAGGGGGGTAACAAGAATAACCTTACCGGGATTGGCTTCAGTAATGGTTCCGACCTGACATGCATCCTTGCCTAATTCATCAGCACGCATGATCTCAAGTGCCTGCTCCGCATATTCCTGCGGCAGGATGCACAAAAACTTACCCTCATTGGCAAGATAGAGCGGATCGAGTCCGAGGAAAGAACACCCACCGGCAACTTCGGGAAGTACCGGAATTGCTGATTCTTCCAATTCGCAGCAGACATTTGAAGAAACGGTAATCTCGTTCAAAGTCGTTGCCAGTCCGCCTCTTGTGGGGTCACGCAGCACGTGGACATCAGGGATTTCCTGTACCAGTTTGACCAACAGATGGTTCAGGGCAGCACTGTCGCTCTGAACATTGGATTCAAGGGAAAGCCCTTCGCGAGTTCCAAGAATGGTCAAACCGTGATCTCCCATGGTTCCGCTGACCAATACAGCATCACCTACCGCAGCACGGTCGCCGCTAGGCGCAGGGTCGGCAATGATCTCGCCTACTCCGGTAGTGTTGATAAAAATCTTATCAACCATGCCCTTGGGTACGACCTTTGTATCACCGGTAACAATATTTACCCCGGCGTGCCTGCAAGCCTCGCCCATTGATTTAACGATCTTCTCCAGATCGTCCATGGGCAAACCTTCTTCAATAATATACGCACAGGTCAGGTAGCGAGGAATTGCACCGAGCATAGCCACATCGTTCACAGTACCGTGAACAGCAAGTGAACCGATATCACCGCCGGGGAAAAAGATAGGATCAACAGTGAAACTGTCCGTGCTCATGGATATCTGCCCTTTCAGGTTCAAGGTGGCAGCATCATTGAGCCTATCAAGTTCATCGTTTGCAAAATGCTTGAGGAAAAGTTCGGAAATAAGCCTCTGGGAAGCCTTTCCACCAGAGCCGTAATCGAGCAAAACTTTATCTGAGGACATATTAATCTACTTTGTATTTGAAGTAAGCGGCACAGCTACCTTCAGTTGAAACCATACAGGGGCCTACCGGCTTAGCGGGAGTACAAGCTTTCCCGAACAGGGGACACTGCTCAGGTGACATTTTGCCCTTAAGAACTTCACCGCATTTACAGCCCGGGAGTGATGGACATTCGCCGATGTTGAGATCAAAAGCTTTCTTGGCGTCATACTTTTCAAACTCATCCCGGAACTCAAGACCACTTCCAGGGATCATCCCGATACCACGCCAGAGGGCATCTGACTCCTCAAAGACCTGGTACATTACTTCCACAGCCTTGGGGTTACCGTCCTCGGAAACACCGCGCACATACTGATTCTGAATAACCGGATGCTCATCTTTGGAAGAACGGACCATCATCAGCAGGGCCTGTAAAATATCCACAGGATCGAATCCCGTCACCACTGATGGTTTACCGTATTTTTCACCTATAAAATCATACGGATGAACTCCGATCACAGTCGACACATGACCGGGTAGGATAAACCCGTCAATGCGTGTATCAGGATCGGAAATAAGAACATCAAGTGCGGGCGGAACCAGTTTGTGAAAGGAAAGCACCTTGAAATTTTCAAGTCCCTGCTGCTGGGCCATGAGTACTGTGGCCGCAATAGTCGGGGCCGTAGTTTCAAACCCCACTCCCAGAAAAACAACCGTGCTGTCCGGGTTATTGCGCGCAAGATCCAAAGCATCAAAAGGAGAATAAATAATCTCCACCCGTGCGCCGTCCGCCTGCGCGTTCTTCAGACAGTGGCCCTTGTCACCGGGCACCTTGATCAGGTCGC from Marinifilum sp. JC120 includes these protein-coding regions:
- a CDS encoding chemotaxis signal transduction protein CheV, with amino-acid sequence MAQTDILLEAGTNELEIVEFWLEEEPREEGEGNYRGFYGVNVAKVLEIIRIPEKITKLPKVAHPAIMGTFNLRNKVIPLVDLSHWLKKPRVETEPPKVIVTEFNNVSSAFLVSGVTRIHRISWEKVEAPSNYVSTLSEDSITGVVKFDDRISLILDLEKIVAELNPDLGLKLDDSIDWANHAGYKAIIADDSTLIREMLFEMMVRAKFSVEMANTGRDCWDKLVAMKNRSIEEGKPITDYVNVVISDIEMPVMDGHNLTVRIKSDEVLKQLPVILFSSIITDKLRHKGVSVGADDQISKPEVTQLAQRAIALIEK
- a CDS encoding CBS domain-containing protein — protein: MVSPSDSKTKKRTGASFNPRVQYVLLMSFSVAIGMAAAGGAFLFRWLIENFQHLFWASGHSFLDMAANSPWWLVLFLPCAGGLVAGIIITNWAPEAQGPGVPEVIKALTVRGGIIRHRITFLKALVTSLLIGCGASVGREGPVVQIGASLGSSAARIFRLDPGMLPVCVASGAAAGISATFNAPLTGTLFAIEILLLDTEMSYVSHIIVASVTASALSKFFWGDFPTFDAPKFVFNNFEELIIFFLLGVLAGLVSITFTKMIQISEFTFDHIPIPAWIKPGLGGLILGAMALKIPAVLGVGYEAVNMGLTGVLPLDLALILLGAKLVATSLCIGSGMSGGIFAPSLVLGAALGVSVSSTINMVFPELALTHGQYALVGMGTVVAGTTLAPITAVLTVFELTYSYKIILPMMVGCITSALVVRILKGYSVYEAKLLRQGVNILRGHDESVMVNVALQEIMNKEFDHLHTTDSLDKAADMVLNSEFPHFPVLDEDEKLAGILTLRDMRAFLQNNQDLKGGAEIVNTLMVRTVVSLPADSNLKEAIIKFERTGVSFIPLVNPDNTVEGIIKSKDAMRIFRDKRYKNKILSSSL
- a CDS encoding EAL domain-containing protein, with protein sequence MENNIKSCITAISKVVSEDTLVIYFQPVVSLLSRSVIGFEAFARGVDENGETVASPACLFNSSLPIQAQLKIEQVCLNKGFEAYKPLYEKYRDILLFMNINCNVYSHEEGKDRSPHIQAEPFKYSPRMLAFEMDDAQLKESPPLGMIRSVQEKGYRLSVDNVIPSVDCMDRLHIIKPDFVKFDRRFYEGIEKSGRIKRKVASAWEMFSHCGVMPVAKGVESEAEAAALMQSGFYLQQGFFYSDSADDEGNEDSFSDKVSRISPSVRSDSQKKGEYAREIFRNFHMLLKSTMNRLQQEEDGEMSRIFEDLLKKNANIVSIYVLDSSGKQLSKRLAGRAADIFGLRMVPSAVGSDHSGSDFFTYLSSGFEKIAGSCGPDPLCHHGYNFIAGFYYKEGSRRGRILVLEYVSLSEDKEKD
- the hypE gene encoding hydrogenase expression/formation protein HypE is translated as MSSDKVLLDYGSGGKASQRLISELFLKHFANDELDRLNDAATLNLKGQISMSTDSFTVDPIFFPGGDIGSLAVHGTVNDVAMLGAIPRYLTCAYIIEEGLPMDDLEKIVKSMGEACRHAGVNIVTGDTKVVPKGMVDKIFINTTGVGEIIADPAPSGDRAAVGDAVLVSGTMGDHGLTILGTREGLSLESNVQSDSAALNHLLVKLVQEIPDVHVLRDPTRGGLATTLNEITVSSNVCCELEESAIPVLPEVAGGCSFLGLDPLYLANEGKFLCILPQEYAEQALEIMRADELGKDACQVGTITEANPGKVILVTPLGGKRLLNMLEGEQLPRIC
- the hypD gene encoding hydrogenase formation protein HypD, with protein sequence MSLEILDKFNDPGLCKELLACLRDELDGEIRFMEVCGTHTVSIFRSGLHSVLPKEVIHLSGPGCPVCVTHESEVNAFLDLAGKDEVIVATFGDLIKVPGDKGHCLKNAQADGARVEIIYSPFDALDLARNNPDSTVVFLGVGFETTAPTIAATVLMAQQQGLENFKVLSFHKLVPPALDVLISDPDTRIDGFILPGHVSTVIGVHPYDFIGEKYGKPSVVTGFDPVDILQALLMMVRSSKDEHPVIQNQYVRGVSEDGNPKAVEVMYQVFEESDALWRGIGMIPGSGLEFRDEFEKYDAKKAFDLNIGECPSLPGCKCGEVLKGKMSPEQCPLFGKACTPAKPVGPCMVSTEGSCAAYFKYKVD